A single Carcharodon carcharias isolate sCarCar2 chromosome 39 unlocalized genomic scaffold, sCarCar2.pri SUPER_39_unloc_1, whole genome shotgun sequence DNA region contains:
- the LOC121274851 gene encoding uncharacterized protein LOC121274851 produces the protein MFSFSVLIGIALFGALTGKDDVYDLPKPDLFMDPPYEVFVNGENITLKCRCHCPFTRIQYYHGSVNLDYNDYPLEPCKAHLDYLHHAVAEGYYRCQCMALENNTWRKSTESDPVHIHLAGQLSQPSIIKSKATLSRASILISCKGDIRSTGGRFYLYNNRYDQPQQVLEVLAHERTVSFTVKVVENSSVGNYSCRYGTKVLGRWMESPLSPTIAVTEGAGDNELLLHVGLGCGASIIVVLTVVLTSIFIVKTGRNKRQKFERGGAAACEVHLEEDNDNMYVNPNSCSYYDAMGVSPGVAKNEEEGLLYATLNLEVLNENAAASVFSGETVVYSDVKNE, from the exons CTCTTTTCGGTGCGCTTACTGGAAAGGATGACGTCT ATGACTTACCGAAGCCAGACTTGTTCATGGATCCACCCTATGAAGTGTTTGTTAACGGAGAGAATATAACATTGAAGTGTCGCTGTCACTGCCCCTTCACAAGAATCCAATACTACCACGGAAGCGTCAATTTGGATTATAATGATTATCCACTAGAACCATGTAAGGCACATCTTGATTATCTGCATCATGCGGTGGCTGAAGGGTATTATAGATGCCAATGCATGGCTCTTGAGAATAATACATGGAGAAAGTCGACGGAGAGCGACCCCGTTCACATACATTTAGCAG GTCAACTTTCACAACCGTCTATCATCAAATCGAAGGCAACTTTAAGCAGAGCAAGTATTTTGATTTCCTGCAAAGGTGACATTCGTTCCACAGGGGGGAGGTTTTACTTGTACAACAATCGATACGACCAACCTCAACAGGTTCTTGAAGTGCTTGCCCATGAGCGGACCGTGAGCTTTACCGTAAAAGTGGTGGAAAACAGTTCCGTAGGAAATTATAGTTGCCGCTACGGAACAAAGGTTTTAGGACGATGGATGGAGTCCCCACTAAGCCCAACCATTGCAGTTACTGAGGGAG CCGGAGACAATGAGTTGTTGTTACACGTTGGCCTGGGCTGTGGCGCTTCAATCATCGTTGTACTGACTGTGGTGCTCACTTCAATCTTCATCGTCAAGACAG GGCGAAACAAAAGGCAGAAATTCGAGAG AGGTGGAGCCGCAGCCTGTGAAGTTCACCTGGAAGAAGACAACGATAACATGT ATGTCAACCCAAATTCCTGTTCATATTATGACGCCATG GGTGTATCTCCAGGAGTGGCAAAGAATGAGGAGGAGGGACTTCTCTATGCTACGTTGAATTTGGAAGTGCTGAATGAGAATGCTGCTGCCTCCGTGTTCAGTGGTGAGACTGTCGTTTACAGTGACGTGAAAAATGAATAG